Proteins found in one Fusarium oxysporum Fo47 chromosome V, complete sequence genomic segment:
- a CDS encoding uncharacterized protein (expressed protein) — MGSTDRATIPPGAWIAPFRWRLRRNMGASPCQSQVFWICSNLSNALSQLASVHCITSSVQQKNTSLGCKPQSRTQILLYIRRRMFIGLAGHLLISAYREAYLSFVFLIITRSALHGCFIWQMIFFIIVFGHHGSQFSLFYMEGFGGDTTHGC; from the coding sequence ATGGGCTCGACGGATAGAGCGACTATCCCCCCAGGTGCATGGATTGCGCCTTTTCGATGGCGACTGAGAAGAAACATGGGTGCATCGCCATGTCAATCACAGGTGTTTTGGATCTGTTCTAACTTATCCAACGCCCTCTCTCAACTCGCTTCAGTGCACTGTATCACCAGCAGTGTACAACAAAAGAATACTTCTTTGGGGTGCAAACCCCAATCTCGAACACAAATCCTGTTGTATATACGTCGACGGATGTTTATTGGTTTGGCCGGTCATTTGTTGATTTCCGCTTATAGAGAGGCTTACCTGTCGTTTGTGTTTTTGATCATTACAAGATCTGCATTGCATGGCTGTTTTATATGGCAAATgattttttttattattgTTTTTGGACATCATGGATCTCAATTTTCCTTGTTTTACATGGAGGGATTTGGAGGAGATACCACTCACGGTTGTTGA
- a CDS encoding pectate lyase-domain-containing protein, with protein MRKAALLTIANFGSAFAALQFYNQCGGGAYTGDTTCPSGSTCVEATKWYSQCIPDAKAGPSPKAAAVEKSDVDLPSFGFPEFPEAPGSGSGNQNGGENDENASLTPIVSAPAEEADESSKKPVETPIDGPVANLTEAPVATPDAGSGSGSGAGGITRTIPASSGASAAATAIPVSGEFDGKMTYYDRSPAVCQDQVETGEADAMFILEDGATLRNVIIGPGQAEGVHCKGTCTLENVWFEDVCEDAITLKQKSGTSTIRGGGAFHAADKVVQFNGRGTVEISDFYVEDYGKLVRSCGNCKDNGGPRNVVIDNVAAVNGGVLCGSKSHWRHQSSL; from the exons ATGCGAAAAGCTGCGCTTCTCACCATTGCCAACTTTGGCTCTGCCTTTGCCGCTCTACAGTTCTACAACCAgtgtggtggtggtgcttaCACCGGAGACACCACATGTCCCTCCGGTTCCACATGCGTCGAAGCCACCAAGTGGTACAGCCAGTGTATTCCCGATGCCAAGGCTGGTCCCTCTCCtaaggctgctgctgtcgagaagtctgatgttgatcttcCCAGCTTCGGGTTCCCCGAGTTCCCTGAAGCTCCTGGTAGCGGTAGCGGCAATCAAAACGGTGGTGAGAACGACGAGAATGCTTCTCTTACCCCTATTGTCTCAGCTCCAGCGGAGGAGGCTGACGAGTCGAGCAAGAAGCCTGTTGAGACTCCCATCGATGGCCCCGTAGCTAATCTAACTGAAGCTCCTGTCGCTACTCCTGATGCCGGCTCTGGATCTGGCTCAGGAGCTGGAGGTATCACACGAACTATCCCCGCATCCAGCGGTGCCAGTGCTGCTGCTACCGCCATCCCTGTTTCTGGTGAATTCGATGGCAAAATGACATACTATGATCGTTCCC CGGCCGTATGCCAGGATCAGGTGGAGACTGGCGAGGCTGATGCCATGTTCATTCTCGAGGATGGTGCTACTCTCCGCAATGTTATTATTGGGCCTGGCCAAGCCGAGGGCGTCCACTGTAAGGGAACCTGCACTCTTGAAAACGTCTGGTTTGAAGACGTTTGTGAAGATGCCATCACCCTAAAGCAAAAATCCGGCACCTCCACTATCCGTGGAGGAGGTGCTTTCCACGCCGCCGATAAGGTTGTTCAGTTTAACGGTCGTGGCACTGTCGAGATCTCCGACTTTTATGTTGAAGACTATGGCAAGCTTGTGCGATCTTGCGGTAACTGCAAGGATAATGGTGGTCCCCGGAATGTTGTTATTGACAACGTCGCTGCTGTCAACGGCGGTGTTCTCTGCGGTAGTAAGTCACACTGGAGACATCAGTCGAGCTTGTGA
- a CDS encoding uncharacterized protein (expressed protein): MMVLARYPRPPISQVQTHTGIKDGLFETQDRDFPHIFCTTTQEELEISSESKEQQGCGFFDFVDGRIFFLFLKSTRDDARSLLESFSMGVFYMWKRPKD; encoded by the exons ATGATGGTGCTCGCCAGGTATCCCAGGCCTCCGATAAG CCAGGTTCAGACACATACTGGTATCAAGGATGGACTCTTCGAGACCCAGGATCGCGATTTCCCTCATATATTCTGCACAACAACCCAAGAAGAGTTAGAAATATCATCCGAATCGAAAGAGCAACAAGGATGTGGCTTTTTCGATTTTGTTGACGGACgaatcttcttcctttttctcaAATCAACCAGAGATGATGCGAGGTCTCTCCTGGAATCCTTCAGCATGGGCGTATTCTACATGTGGAAACGGCCAAAGGACTGA